TACCGTCGTGTACAGGAGGGTCAGCTAGCCGGTCGTTGGGGCCCTTCCGTCCCTACCGCCCCTCCAGCACGCGGATCGCCGCCTCGATGTCGATGCCGGACTCGATCCAATCCGTGAGCTTCTCGGCAGTCCCACCTGCGACGGTGCGCGCGAGAAACATCGCCCTGGTGCCTTGGCGCTGGTTTGGCCCGTAAGTGATCGGGGGGCCGGACCCCACCCAGCCGTCCAGCGTCTCCAAGGCCGCGATGAGGCTCTCGGTCGTCAGATCGCGCCCAGCCCGCCGGAGTCCCTCCGCCAGCGGCTCTGAGTACCGGAATCCGGCGAACAAGAACTCGCCGGCTCGCTCGTCTGGAGCGAGCCTGGCCGCCGCTCGTCGGTACTTCTCCGTCAGCGGATGATCCGAGTTGGCGAGTTGACCGATCGCGGCGAAGATCACCCCTTCCCATGCTCCTTCGGTCAGATCGTACATCAGGTCCGTGTCGGCCAGGACCGAGCTGACCAGCCACTGCGGCTCGTAGTCCAGCCGGGCGAGCGCGCCGTGGATGATCGTGGCATGCCGCGGGGTCAGCCACATGAGGACAGCGTCGGCTCCCGACTCGCGGAGCCGGACCGCGTGTGAGTTGAGATCGGTGTCGGGCACTTCGACCGACACGGCCTCGACCACGCTGAGTCCGTGCCTCTCGAGCGCCAGCTCAGCACCCACGAGGCCACTCTCACCGAAGTCGTCGTTCTGGTAGATGACCGCGATTCTCGTCTTGCCCAGATCTTTGACCGCATAGTCGACCAGCACCGCAGCCTCGTCCAAATACGGCGTATACTGGGCAAATACGTACTTCCTGGGCGGATATGCCCAGTGCGTTGCCCCAGTCGC
This window of the Gemmatimonadota bacterium genome carries:
- a CDS encoding ABC transporter substrate-binding protein — translated: MNRRNSRSGFGGVTAALILAAFAGLSCAEPDEGGVRGVTDDTILIGTWSPLTGPAALWGAVGRGAELYFEMINEEGGIHGRKIKFILKDDAYQPSRTLAAVREMVERDGVFAVVAGVGTAPTRAVLEYLTEHEVVMVSPATGATHWAYPPRKYVFAQYTPYLDEAAVLVDYAVKDLGKTRIAVIYQNDDFGESGLVGAELALERHGLSVVEAVSVEVPDTDLNSHAVRLRESGADAVLMWLTPRHATIIHGALARLDYEPQWLVSSVLADTDLMYDLTEGAWEGVIFAAIGQLANSDHPLTEKYRRAAARLAPDERAGEFLFAGFRYSEPLAEGLRRAGRDLTTESLIAALETLDGWVGSGPPITYGPNQRQGTRAMFLARTVAGGTAEKLTDWIESGIDIEAAIRVLEGR